In Desulfocurvus vexinensis DSM 17965, a single window of DNA contains:
- a CDS encoding ABC transporter substrate-binding protein gives MRLFAVLAALCLLLSTLAPARAAEPIKLGAVLSVTGPASFLGEPEKNTLLLLQDQINAAGGILGRPLELVIYDDETDVNKCVLAVDKLLKKDRVVAVIGPTVSGNTLAVMNKFPAAKVPLVSCAAAEKIVQPVNPWVFKTPQSDRQAVARILEHLRQAGLSKVAILTVSDGFGQAGRAVLAEMLPAEGFTLVADEIYGPKDTDMTPQLTKIKGLAPDAIVCWGTNPGPAVIARNRVQLGMDTPLYMSHGVASGKFIELAGEAAEGLLLPAGRMIAVDQIEDGNAQKDVLTAYVADYTARFSVAPSTFGGYAYDALALIKAAIETSGSAEPQAIRDALEATTGFVGATGVFNFSPEDHNGLDPTSFVMVAIENGGWKVLR, from the coding sequence ATGCGCCTTTTCGCCGTACTGGCGGCCCTGTGCCTGCTGCTGTCCACCCTGGCCCCGGCCCGCGCCGCAGAGCCCATCAAGCTCGGCGCCGTGCTCTCCGTCACCGGCCCGGCCTCCTTCCTGGGCGAGCCCGAAAAGAACACCCTGCTGCTCCTGCAAGACCAGATCAACGCCGCCGGGGGCATCCTCGGCAGGCCGCTGGAGCTGGTCATCTACGACGACGAGACCGACGTGAACAAGTGCGTGCTCGCCGTGGACAAGCTGCTGAAAAAAGACCGCGTCGTCGCCGTCATCGGCCCCACGGTCTCGGGCAACACCCTGGCCGTGATGAACAAATTCCCCGCCGCCAAGGTGCCCCTGGTCTCCTGCGCCGCCGCCGAGAAGATCGTGCAGCCCGTGAACCCCTGGGTCTTCAAGACCCCGCAGTCCGACCGCCAGGCCGTGGCCCGCATCCTGGAGCACCTGCGCCAGGCCGGGCTCTCCAAGGTCGCCATCCTCACCGTGTCCGACGGCTTCGGCCAGGCCGGGCGCGCCGTGCTGGCCGAGATGCTGCCCGCCGAGGGCTTCACCCTGGTGGCCGACGAGATCTACGGCCCCAAGGACACGGACATGACCCCGCAGCTGACCAAGATCAAGGGCCTGGCCCCCGACGCCATCGTCTGCTGGGGCACCAACCCCGGGCCCGCCGTCATCGCCCGCAACCGCGTGCAGCTCGGCATGGACACCCCGCTGTACATGAGCCACGGCGTGGCCTCGGGCAAGTTCATCGAGCTGGCTGGCGAGGCCGCCGAAGGCCTGCTGCTGCCCGCCGGGCGCATGATCGCCGTGGACCAGATCGAGGACGGCAACGCCCAGAAGGACGTGCTCACCGCCTATGTGGCCGACTACACGGCCCGCTTCTCCGTCGCGCCCTCGACCTTCGGCGGCTACGCCTACGACGCCCTGGCGCTGATCAAGGCCGCCATCGAGACCTCGGGCTCCGCCGAGCCCCAGGCCATCCGCGACGCCCTGGAGGCCACCACCGGCTTCGTGGGCGCCACCGGCGTGTTCAACTTCAGCCCCGAGGACCACAACGGCCTGGACCCCACCTCCTTCGTCATGGTCGCCATCGAGAACGGCGGCTGGAAGGTGCTGCGGTAG
- the pgi gene encoding glucose-6-phosphate isomerase produces MTSIALSPAWKALEEHYREMSSLHMRELFAKDPERFARFSLRLGPVLLDYSKNRITERTMALLMDLARQAQVPERREAMFAGQPINVTEGRAVLHTALRNRSARPVLVDGQDVMPGVRAVLGRMGAFAKAVRGGAWLGHTGRRITDVVNIGIGGSDLGPTMVCRALAHYADGPAPHFVSNVDGTHIHETLRRLNPETTLFIVASKTFTTQETMMNAATAKRWFLESGAAKKDVARHFVALSTNARAVAEFGIDPANMFEFWDWVGGRYSLWSAIGLSIALTVGMARFEELLEGAFLADEHFRSAPLEQNIPVVLAMLGVWYNNFFGCGTHAILPYDQYLDRFPAYFQQGDMESNGKSATLDGTLVDYGTGPVVWGEPGTNGQHAFYQLLHQGTKLVPCDFLCAANPLNPVGDHHRVLVSNFLAQTEALMRGRNLEETEAALRAEGHADAEIARLLPHKAFAGNRPSNSLLYERLTPATLGTLIALYEHKIFVQGVVWNINSFDQWGVELGKQLAKAILPELSAKPDPAAHDASTNGLIAAYRAMCAPGGPGKGQ; encoded by the coding sequence ATGACCAGCATCGCCCTGTCTCCGGCCTGGAAGGCGCTCGAAGAGCACTACCGCGAAATGTCCTCGCTGCACATGCGCGAGCTGTTCGCCAAGGACCCGGAGCGCTTCGCGCGCTTCTCCCTGCGCCTGGGCCCCGTGCTGCTCGACTATTCCAAGAACCGCATCACCGAGCGGACCATGGCCCTGCTCATGGACCTGGCCCGCCAGGCCCAGGTGCCCGAGCGACGCGAGGCCATGTTCGCCGGGCAGCCCATCAACGTCACCGAGGGCCGCGCCGTGCTGCACACCGCCCTGCGCAACCGCTCCGCCCGCCCCGTGCTCGTGGACGGGCAGGACGTGATGCCCGGGGTGCGCGCCGTGCTGGGGCGCATGGGCGCCTTCGCCAAGGCCGTGCGCGGCGGCGCCTGGCTGGGCCACACCGGGCGGCGCATCACCGACGTGGTCAACATCGGCATCGGCGGGTCGGACCTGGGGCCGACCATGGTCTGCCGCGCCCTGGCCCACTACGCCGACGGCCCCGCGCCGCATTTCGTCTCCAACGTGGACGGCACCCACATCCACGAGACCCTGCGCCGCCTGAACCCCGAAACCACCCTGTTCATCGTCGCCTCCAAGACCTTCACCACCCAGGAGACGATGATGAACGCCGCCACGGCCAAGCGCTGGTTCCTGGAGTCCGGCGCGGCGAAAAAGGACGTGGCCCGGCACTTCGTGGCCCTGTCCACCAACGCCCGGGCCGTGGCGGAGTTCGGCATCGACCCGGCCAACATGTTCGAGTTCTGGGACTGGGTGGGCGGGCGCTACTCCCTGTGGTCGGCCATCGGGCTGTCCATCGCCCTCACCGTGGGCATGGCCCGCTTCGAGGAACTGCTGGAAGGCGCCTTCCTGGCCGACGAGCACTTCCGCAGCGCGCCGCTGGAGCAGAACATCCCCGTGGTCCTGGCCATGCTCGGGGTGTGGTACAACAACTTCTTCGGCTGCGGCACCCACGCCATCCTGCCCTACGACCAGTACCTGGACCGCTTCCCGGCCTACTTCCAGCAGGGCGACATGGAGTCCAACGGCAAGAGCGCGACCCTGGACGGCACCCTGGTGGACTACGGCACGGGCCCCGTGGTCTGGGGCGAGCCCGGCACCAACGGCCAGCACGCCTTCTACCAGCTGCTGCACCAGGGCACCAAGCTCGTGCCCTGCGACTTTTTGTGCGCGGCCAACCCGCTGAACCCGGTGGGCGACCACCACCGGGTGCTGGTCTCCAACTTCCTGGCCCAGACCGAGGCCCTCATGCGCGGGCGCAACCTGGAGGAAACCGAGGCCGCCCTGCGCGCCGAGGGCCACGCCGACGCCGAGATCGCCCGCCTGCTGCCGCACAAGGCCTTCGCGGGCAACCGCCCGTCCAACAGCCTGCTCTACGAGCGCCTGACCCCCGCCACCCTGGGCACGCTCATCGCGCTCTACGAGCACAAGATCTTCGTGCAGGGCGTGGTCTGGAACATCAACTCCTTCGACCAGTGGGGCGTGGAGCTGGGCAAGCAGCTGGCCAAGGCCATCCTGCCCGAACTCTCCGCCAAGCCCGACCCCGCCGCCCACGACGCCTCCACCAACGGCCTCATCGCGGCGTACCGCGCCATGTGCGCCCCGGGCGGGCCGGGCAAGGGGCAGTAG
- a CDS encoding branched-chain amino acid ABC transporter permease: MDTASLLQYLISGLTVGSTYGLTALGFTIIFNTTGIINFAQGEFVMLGGMLAVALGQVLGLPLVPAVLGAVVLTTLAGGLVERLAIRPAKGASTIQLVIVTIGVSILIRGLVMLLWDKDTHALPHFSGMQPILFAGAAMLPQSLWVLAVTLAMLAALRAFFTATIHGKAMLACSYDPGAAALVGVNVRRMVLASFMLAALVGAVGGAILAPLTMTSYDVGILLGLKGFAACILGGLGNPFGAAAGGLILGVLEAFGAGLVSSAYKDAITFVILLVLLFARPTGLFGAQSAHRV; this comes from the coding sequence ATGGACACGGCGAGCCTGCTGCAATACCTCATCTCCGGGCTGACCGTGGGCAGCACCTACGGCCTGACGGCGCTGGGGTTCACCATCATCTTCAACACCACCGGCATCATCAACTTCGCCCAGGGCGAGTTCGTGATGCTGGGCGGCATGCTCGCCGTGGCCCTGGGCCAGGTGCTCGGGCTGCCCCTGGTGCCCGCCGTGCTCGGGGCCGTGGTGCTGACGACCCTGGCGGGGGGGCTGGTCGAACGCCTGGCCATCCGCCCCGCCAAGGGCGCCAGCACCATCCAGCTCGTCATCGTGACCATCGGCGTGTCCATCCTCATCCGCGGGCTGGTCATGCTGCTGTGGGACAAGGACACCCACGCCCTGCCCCACTTCTCGGGCATGCAGCCCATCCTCTTCGCCGGGGCGGCCATGCTGCCCCAGAGCCTGTGGGTGCTGGCCGTGACCCTGGCCATGCTGGCGGCGCTGCGCGCCTTCTTCACCGCCACCATCCACGGCAAGGCCATGCTGGCCTGCTCCTACGACCCCGGGGCCGCCGCCCTGGTGGGCGTCAACGTGCGGCGCATGGTCCTGGCCTCGTTCATGCTCGCGGCCCTGGTGGGCGCCGTGGGCGGGGCCATCCTCGCCCCGCTGACCATGACCAGCTACGACGTGGGCATCCTGCTCGGGCTCAAGGGCTTCGCGGCCTGCATCCTGGGCGGGCTGGGCAACCCCTTCGGCGCCGCCGCCGGGGGGCTCATCCTCGGCGTGCTCGAAGCCTTCGGCGCGGGGCTCGTGTCCTCGGCCTACAAGGACGCCATCACCTTCGTCATCCTGCTGGTGCTGCTGTTCGCACGGCCCACAGGGCTTTTCGGCGCCCAGAGCGCCCACAGGGTCTGA
- a CDS encoding ABC transporter ATP-binding protein, which produces MSAEPLLRCQGVTVRFGGVTALAEVDFAVRQGTITSIIGPNGAGKTTLLGAVTGMVRMASGAVALAGRDITAQPAFRRARAGIVRTFQNLEVFSNMTVAENVMTGCHRHVRYSALDALLRTPRYRREERRCHDHALDRLAFVGLENLASAQAAELAFGQQRALELARAVAANPTLLLLDEPAAGLNMAETRALGALIRRIRDDLGVTVVLVEHDMDLVMTISDEIMVLNHGCNLALGTPQQIQKNPEVVRAYLGDDEL; this is translated from the coding sequence ATGTCCGCTGAGCCGCTGCTGCGCTGCCAGGGCGTCACCGTGCGCTTCGGCGGGGTCACGGCCCTGGCCGAGGTGGACTTCGCCGTGCGCCAGGGCACCATCACCAGCATCATCGGCCCCAACGGCGCGGGCAAGACCACCCTGCTTGGCGCCGTCACCGGCATGGTGCGCATGGCCTCGGGCGCCGTGGCCCTGGCCGGGCGCGACATCACCGCCCAGCCCGCCTTCCGCCGCGCCCGCGCAGGCATCGTGCGCACCTTCCAGAACCTCGAAGTCTTCTCCAACATGACCGTGGCCGAGAACGTCATGACCGGCTGCCACCGCCATGTGCGCTATTCGGCCCTGGACGCCCTGCTGCGCACCCCGCGCTACCGCCGCGAGGAACGCCGCTGCCACGACCATGCCCTGGACCGCCTGGCCTTCGTCGGCCTGGAAAACCTGGCCAGCGCCCAAGCCGCCGAGCTGGCCTTCGGCCAGCAGCGCGCCCTGGAACTGGCCCGCGCCGTGGCCGCCAACCCCACCCTGCTGCTGCTCGACGAGCCCGCCGCCGGGCTGAACATGGCCGAAACCCGCGCCCTGGGCGCCCTCATCCGCCGCATCCGCGACGACCTCGGCGTCACCGTCGTCCTGGTCGAGCACGACATGGACCTGGTCATGACCATCTCCGACGAGATCATGGTCCTCAACCACGGCTGCAACCTCGCCCTGGGCACGCCCCAGCAGATCCAGAAGAACCCCGAAGTCGTGCGCGCCTACCTGGGCGACGACGAGCTCTAG
- a CDS encoding branched-chain amino acid ABC transporter permease, with the protein MGHGARNLAALAAFAAGVAAMPLLLTNDYYLSTLILAFLNAMVVIGLNLLLGYAGQISLGHGAFYGLAAYTTAVLTATCGWPVGAGCAAGVALTAAVAYAISIPTLKLSGHSLAMATLGFGLIVYIVFNEAIELTGGPSGFVGIPRLTLFGHAFESDLEYYYLTGAVLTLLAWAALNLIDSRVGRAMRAIHTSERAAEVSGIDITGAKRFIFVLSAAYAGVAGVLYAHYLGFVAPSSFGFHFSVTLIVMVVLGGMASVWGAVAGAVFLTALPEFLRAFEDVETLLYGAILVLCVIFVPQGLAGAAARLARLLIARRPHVR; encoded by the coding sequence ATGGGCCATGGCGCCAGGAACCTTGCCGCGCTGGCGGCCTTCGCCGCCGGTGTCGCGGCCATGCCGCTGCTGCTGACCAACGACTACTACCTGTCCACCCTGATCCTGGCCTTCCTGAACGCCATGGTCGTCATCGGCCTGAACCTGCTGCTGGGCTACGCAGGGCAGATCAGCCTGGGCCACGGCGCCTTCTACGGCCTGGCCGCCTACACCACCGCCGTGCTCACCGCCACCTGCGGCTGGCCCGTGGGCGCGGGCTGCGCCGCCGGCGTGGCGCTGACCGCCGCCGTGGCCTACGCCATCTCCATCCCGACCCTCAAGCTCTCGGGGCACTCCCTGGCCATGGCCACCCTGGGCTTCGGGCTCATCGTCTACATCGTCTTCAACGAGGCCATCGAACTCACCGGCGGGCCCAGCGGCTTCGTGGGCATCCCGCGCCTGACGCTCTTCGGCCACGCCTTCGAGTCCGACCTCGAATACTACTACCTCACCGGCGCGGTGCTGACCCTGCTGGCCTGGGCCGCCCTGAACCTCATCGACTCGCGCGTGGGCCGCGCCATGCGCGCCATCCACACCAGCGAGCGCGCCGCCGAGGTCTCCGGCATCGACATCACCGGCGCCAAGCGCTTCATCTTCGTGCTCTCCGCAGCCTACGCGGGGGTGGCCGGGGTGCTCTACGCCCACTACCTCGGCTTCGTGGCCCCGTCGTCCTTCGGCTTCCACTTCTCGGTGACGCTCATCGTCATGGTCGTGCTGGGCGGCATGGCCAGCGTGTGGGGCGCCGTGGCCGGGGCGGTGTTCCTCACCGCGCTGCCCGAGTTCCTGCGCGCCTTCGAAGACGTGGAAACCCTGCTCTACGGCGCCATCCTTGTCCTGTGCGTCATCTTCGTGCCCCAGGGCCTGGCCGGGGCCGCCGCGCGCCTGGCGCGCCTGCTCATCGCCCGGAGGCCCCATGTCCGCTGA